One region of Thiorhodovibrio frisius genomic DNA includes:
- a CDS encoding PAS domain-containing hybrid sensor histidine kinase/response regulator: MTGDQHKTKQELIEKLDQLRRRIAEVEGRDAMGKLDQCADIPERKTAEQTEAALRQSEIKYRTLFENVQEAIFVTDAQGRFIDVNQAACDLTGYTREELRALAPSDLAPQGFGPQAAGEWARFIASGRLSGEFILFRKNGVRVIAEYSALANDLPDRHVLILRDISQLKRTEAARKENEARFVRAFHNSGVGMALISLGGHFLEVNDKACQLYGYSRQELLVRTFKDITYPEDLKSSKALYQHYLNGDQNSYELETRYLRQDGEIRWALVTVSKVRDADGKFLYSVAQTLDLTLIKQVQAQLIEAKDQAEAASRSKSEFLANMSHELRTPLNGVQGFLQLLEMSELEPEQAESVDLAMKSSQLLLRVINDILDFSKLEAERMTLLEEPFALATELEPVMAALANQATAKGIALHARIAPTIPTILIGDPARLRQVLFNLVGNAVKFTEHGEVIVQADVLEQIDAEHVRLRCSIRDTGIGVAEDMIDFLFEPFTQADGSPTRRFQGTGLGLSIVKRLVGLMGGQVEMDSTLGEGTHVQFTIMVGTESAEETATSELGATDLKVAEPPAKALRILVAEDEPTNAKVVQKLLEKLGHQVQIASNGRKALALLGSQMFDLVLMDVQMPEMDGVEATRLIRENTTGDLNPSIPIIALTARALAGDREKYLAAGMNDYLSKPINIQALTETLDKVVAAAS, translated from the coding sequence ATGACTGGCGACCAGCACAAAACCAAACAGGAACTGATTGAGAAGCTGGACCAGCTGCGCCGGCGTATCGCCGAGGTGGAAGGCCGTGACGCTATGGGCAAGCTGGACCAATGCGCGGACATTCCCGAGCGCAAGACCGCTGAGCAGACCGAAGCGGCCCTGCGCCAGAGCGAAATCAAGTACCGCACCTTGTTTGAGAACGTTCAGGAAGCCATTTTCGTCACCGACGCACAAGGGCGTTTCATCGACGTCAATCAGGCAGCCTGCGATCTGACCGGCTATACGCGCGAGGAATTACGCGCCCTCGCGCCATCGGATCTCGCGCCACAAGGATTTGGCCCTCAGGCTGCTGGTGAATGGGCGCGGTTTATCGCGTCGGGGCGCCTGTCGGGAGAATTCATCCTGTTCCGCAAGAACGGCGTCCGGGTTATCGCGGAATACAGCGCGTTGGCCAATGACCTGCCCGACCGGCATGTCCTGATCCTGCGCGACATCTCGCAGCTCAAGAGAACCGAGGCCGCCCGCAAGGAGAACGAAGCGCGGTTCGTCCGCGCCTTCCACAACAGCGGCGTGGGCATGGCTCTCATCAGCCTGGGCGGCCATTTCCTGGAAGTCAACGACAAGGCCTGTCAGCTGTATGGATACAGCCGGCAGGAGCTGCTCGTCAGGACCTTCAAGGACATTACCTACCCTGAGGATCTAAAGAGTTCCAAAGCGCTGTATCAGCACTACCTCAATGGCGACCAGAATAGCTACGAGCTGGAAACGCGCTATCTGCGCCAGGACGGTGAAATCCGCTGGGCACTGGTCACCGTCTCCAAGGTGAGGGACGCGGACGGAAAGTTTTTGTACTCCGTGGCCCAGACCCTGGATCTGACGCTCATCAAGCAGGTTCAGGCGCAGCTCATCGAGGCCAAAGATCAAGCTGAGGCTGCGAGCCGGTCCAAGTCCGAATTCCTGGCCAACATGAGCCACGAGCTGCGCACACCGCTCAATGGGGTCCAGGGCTTTCTCCAGCTCCTTGAGATGTCGGAACTCGAGCCGGAACAGGCCGAGTCCGTCGATCTGGCCATGAAGTCCTCCCAACTCCTGCTGCGGGTGATCAACGACATCCTCGACTTCTCCAAGCTCGAAGCCGAGCGAATGACCCTCCTGGAAGAGCCCTTCGCGCTCGCCACCGAGCTGGAACCGGTCATGGCCGCCTTGGCCAATCAAGCCACTGCCAAAGGGATCGCCCTGCATGCGCGCATTGCCCCCACGATTCCCACCATCCTGATTGGAGACCCGGCGCGGCTGCGCCAAGTGCTGTTCAACCTGGTGGGTAACGCGGTTAAGTTCACCGAGCATGGAGAGGTGATCGTCCAAGCCGATGTGCTGGAGCAGATCGATGCCGAACACGTCCGCCTGCGCTGCTCCATTCGCGACACCGGCATTGGCGTCGCGGAGGACATGATCGACTTCCTGTTCGAGCCCTTCACCCAGGCCGACGGTTCCCCCACGCGTCGCTTTCAGGGCACCGGTCTGGGCCTGTCCATCGTCAAGCGACTGGTGGGCCTGATGGGCGGCCAGGTCGAGATGGACAGCACCCTGGGCGAGGGAACCCACGTCCAATTCACGATCATGGTGGGAACCGAATCGGCTGAAGAGACCGCCACGAGCGAGCTGGGAGCGACAGATCTCAAGGTGGCAGAGCCACCGGCCAAGGCCCTGCGCATCCTGGTGGCCGAGGACGAACCGACCAACGCCAAAGTCGTGCAGAAATTGCTGGAAAAGCTGGGCCATCAAGTACAGATAGCGAGCAACGGTCGCAAGGCATTGGCGTTGCTCGGAAGCCAAATGTTCGATCTGGTGCTCATGGACGTGCAAATGCCCGAGATGGATGGCGTCGAGGCCACCCGTCTAATCCGGGAGAACACCACAGGCGACTTGAATCCGTCGATCCCCATCATCGCGCTGACCGCCCGCGCGCTTGCCGGGGATCGGGAGAAGTACCTGGCTGCGGGGATGAATGACTACTTGTCCAAACCGATCAACATCCAGGCCCTGACCGAGACGCTGGACAAGGTGGTCGCCGCAGCGTCATAA